In the genome of Staphylococcus durrellii, one region contains:
- a CDS encoding bile acid:sodium symporter family protein has translation MLTKVSRFATNTFLLWMLVAAVIGFIFPNELAQISKYVPYLLGIVMIGMGLTIDPKDFKIIFQAPRSVIIGVILQFTIMPIVAFVIAKVFQLPPEIAIGVILVGCCPGGTSSNVMSYLAKANVALSVAITSVSTLLAPIVTPALIFLFANQWLKVSFGSMLWSVVQVVLIPIIIGFILQKVFKNFATKSATALPIVSVIAISLILSSVVGGSKSQILQTGLLIFAVVILHNVIGYTLGYMLAKLLKLERADKKAVSIEVGMQNSGLAVSLATVHFNPLAAVPGAVFSLVHNITGPILARYWAKR, from the coding sequence ATGTTAACAAAAGTAAGTAGATTTGCAACAAACACATTCTTATTGTGGATGTTAGTCGCAGCTGTTATTGGGTTTATTTTTCCAAATGAATTAGCACAAATAAGTAAATATGTGCCATATTTATTAGGCATCGTGATGATTGGTATGGGATTAACAATTGATCCTAAAGACTTTAAAATTATTTTTCAAGCGCCACGTTCTGTTATTATTGGCGTTATTTTACAGTTTACGATTATGCCCATCGTAGCCTTTGTCATCGCCAAGGTCTTTCAATTGCCGCCTGAGATTGCTATAGGAGTTATTTTAGTTGGGTGTTGCCCGGGTGGAACTTCAAGTAATGTTATGAGTTATTTAGCAAAAGCAAACGTTGCACTTTCAGTGGCAATTACTAGTGTTTCTACGTTATTAGCGCCTATAGTAACACCGGCCTTAATTTTCTTGTTTGCCAACCAATGGTTGAAAGTTTCTTTTGGTAGTATGTTATGGTCAGTGGTGCAAGTAGTATTAATTCCAATCATCATTGGTTTTATTTTACAAAAAGTATTTAAAAACTTTGCAACTAAATCTGCTACTGCATTGCCTATCGTATCGGTAATAGCTATTTCATTAATTTTGTCTTCTGTAGTAGGGGGAAGTAAATCTCAAATATTACAAACAGGTTTATTAATTTTTGCAGTAGTCATTCTACATAATGTAATAGGTTATACTTTAGGCTATATGTTAGCTAAACTACTAAAACTAGAACGAGCTGATAAAAAAGCCGTGTCTATTGAAGTTGGTATGCAAAATTCAGGGTTAGCTGTCTCATTAGCTACAGTGCATTTTAATCCGTTGGCCGCTGTACCTGGAGCGGTGTTCAGTTTAGTACATAATATTACGGGACCGATACTTGCTAGATATTGGGCTAAAAGATAA
- a CDS encoding HAD family hydrolase — translation MYKAVVFDFDGTIIDTEKHLYEIINKHLIDHNHQPMSLEFYTDSIGGAAEDLHQFLEDKLGKEQKEQMYIEHHKTSKNLPIFDEVKALMEYLKKRHIPMAIATSSYRTSIEPTFKKLGLENYIDAVIGREDVSEVKPNPELYLKAVQALNYNPANCLAIEDSVNGATAAINAGLDVIVNTNAMTEKQNFANIAYVSKDVDSESIIAKYFES, via the coding sequence ATGTATAAAGCAGTAGTATTTGATTTTGATGGCACAATTATTGATACAGAGAAGCATTTATATGAAATAATTAATAAGCATTTAATTGACCATAACCATCAGCCAATGTCGTTAGAATTTTATACCGATTCGATAGGTGGAGCGGCTGAAGATTTACACCAGTTTTTAGAAGATAAATTAGGCAAGGAACAAAAAGAACAAATGTATATAGAACATCATAAAACAAGTAAAAATTTACCAATATTTGATGAGGTAAAGGCATTAATGGAGTATTTAAAAAAACGCCACATTCCAATGGCTATAGCAACCAGTAGTTATCGAACTTCTATTGAACCTACATTTAAAAAATTAGGATTAGAAAATTATATTGATGCAGTCATAGGTAGGGAAGATGTAAGTGAAGTTAAACCTAATCCTGAACTTTATTTAAAGGCAGTACAAGCATTAAATTATAATCCTGCTAATTGTCTTGCAATTGAAGATTCTGTTAACGGTGCGACGGCAGCTATAAACGCAGGACTTGATGTTATTGTAAATACAAATGCGATGACTGAAAAACAAAATTTTGCCAATATCGCTTATGTAAGTAAAGATGTTGATAGTGAAAGTATTATTGCTAAATATTTTGAATCATAG
- a CDS encoding amino acid permease, which yields MNDETELHRGLSARQIRMIALGGTIGVGLFMGATSTIKWTGPSVIFAYLIAGLFLFLVMRAMGEMVYLYPTTGSFANFASDYIHPVAGYLTAWSNIFQWIVVGMSEVIAVGEYMNFWFPHLPQWIPGVIVVLLLAAANLVSVKAFGEFEFWFAMIKVVTIILMIVAGLGLIFFGFGNGGNAIGLSNLWSNGGFMPNGWLGFFFALSIVIGSYQGVELIGISAGETKDPQKNIKSAVNGIIWRILIFYLGAIFVIVTVYPWDELGNIGSPFTATFAKVGITFAAGLINFVVLTAAMSGCNSGIFSASRMTFTLAQKGQMPKVFLKIMKNGVPAYTVIAISIGILIGALLNVILPLFIKGADSVFVYVYSASILPGMVPWFMILISHLRFRKLHPEEAEGHPFTMPGGKFASYITILFFVVVLIGMLFNKETVVSVLIGIVFLVFMTIFYFVKGYHKLNKEDQI from the coding sequence ATGAATGATGAAACAGAATTACATAGGGGGCTGAGTGCGCGTCAAATTAGAATGATCGCACTTGGTGGAACTATCGGTGTCGGACTATTCATGGGGGCAACGAGTACAATTAAATGGACTGGACCTTCAGTTATATTTGCCTATTTAATTGCAGGTTTGTTTTTATTTTTAGTGATGCGTGCAATGGGTGAAATGGTTTATCTATACCCAACTACAGGTTCATTTGCAAACTTTGCAAGTGATTACATACATCCAGTTGCAGGTTATTTGACGGCTTGGAGTAATATTTTCCAGTGGATAGTCGTCGGTATGAGTGAGGTTATAGCCGTCGGTGAATATATGAACTTTTGGTTCCCTCACTTACCTCAATGGATTCCAGGCGTTATAGTTGTTTTATTATTAGCAGCAGCTAACTTAGTTTCCGTAAAGGCATTCGGCGAATTTGAATTCTGGTTTGCTATGATTAAAGTTGTAACAATTATTTTAATGATTGTTGCAGGTTTAGGACTAATATTCTTTGGCTTTGGTAATGGTGGTAATGCTATCGGATTGTCTAATTTATGGTCTAATGGTGGCTTCATGCCAAATGGTTGGCTAGGATTTTTCTTTGCGTTATCAATTGTTATCGGTTCATATCAAGGGGTAGAACTTATTGGTATTTCTGCTGGTGAGACAAAAGATCCTCAGAAAAATATAAAGAGCGCAGTTAATGGCATTATATGGCGTATATTAATATTCTACTTAGGTGCGATTTTCGTTATTGTTACCGTTTATCCTTGGGATGAACTTGGTAATATTGGTAGTCCGTTCACAGCTACATTTGCAAAAGTAGGTATTACTTTCGCTGCAGGACTTATTAACTTTGTAGTACTAACGGCAGCAATGTCAGGCTGTAACTCAGGGATATTCAGTGCGAGTCGGATGACTTTCACATTAGCTCAAAAAGGTCAAATGCCAAAAGTATTCTTGAAAATAATGAAAAATGGCGTACCAGCATATACTGTTATTGCAATTTCTATTGGTATATTAATTGGTGCATTATTAAACGTAATCTTACCTTTATTTATTAAAGGTGCAGATAGTGTCTTTGTATATGTTTATAGTGCTTCAATCTTACCCGGAATGGTGCCATGGTTTATGATATTAATTAGTCATTTAAGATTTAGAAAATTACATCCTGAAGAAGCAGAAGGACACCCATTCACTATGCCGGGTGGAAAATTTGCTAGCTATATTACTATCTTGTTCTTTGTTGTAGTATTGATTGGTATGTTATTTAACAAAGAGACAGTTGTATCAGTATTGATTGGGATTGTATTTTTAGTATTTATGACAATTTTCTATTTCGTAAAAGGTTACCATAAATTAAATAAAGAAGATCAAATTTAA
- a CDS encoding MurR/RpiR family transcriptional regulator, with protein MKNVLHQIESKYQEFTKTEKKIADFIIKCPHLIIKMSVQDLAKEINTSTASIVRFSRKITNQGFQELKIHISRYLPSDTTKNNYMEIIDNEAVDTLKSKMLTRATDTMTYTAQQIDNDTIDEVCDVLKKSRTIFLFGYGASSIIVNDLFQKLSRIGLNVRMMEEAHLFMTTLATHDANDCIILVTNQGYHSELQSMVKVANDYKIPIVTITSTRSNPIAKMSNHTIVYGSTDENELRMAATTSLFAQLFTVDILYYRYISLHYHESLDSITQSKMALDNYHKHLSNIKFKH; from the coding sequence ATGAAAAATGTACTTCATCAAATAGAGAGTAAATATCAAGAATTCACAAAAACTGAGAAAAAAATTGCTGATTTTATAATAAAATGTCCTCACCTTATTATAAAAATGTCAGTTCAAGATTTAGCCAAAGAAATAAATACGAGCACTGCTTCTATCGTACGTTTCAGTAGAAAAATTACAAATCAAGGTTTCCAAGAATTAAAAATACACATCTCTCGTTATTTACCTTCAGATACGACAAAAAATAATTATATGGAAATTATTGATAATGAAGCCGTCGATACATTAAAAAGCAAAATGTTGACTAGAGCTACCGACACAATGACTTATACGGCTCAACAAATTGACAATGATACGATTGATGAAGTCTGTGATGTATTGAAAAAATCGCGTACTATCTTTCTATTTGGTTATGGAGCGTCTTCAATAATCGTTAACGATTTATTTCAAAAATTATCGAGAATCGGTTTAAATGTCAGAATGATGGAAGAAGCTCATTTGTTTATGACTACTCTAGCAACACATGATGCCAATGATTGTATTATCCTTGTTACTAATCAAGGTTATCACAGTGAACTGCAATCCATGGTCAAGGTAGCAAATGATTATAAAATACCAATTGTCACTATAACAAGTACACGTTCAAACCCTATAGCAAAAATGTCTAATCATACAATTGTCTATGGCTCAACAGATGAAAATGAATTACGTATGGCAGCGACTACTTCATTATTTGCGCAACTTTTTACTGTCGACATTTTATATTATCGCTATATATCACTACATTATCATGAGTCACTTGACTCTATTACGCAATCTAAAATGGCTTTAGATAACTATCATAAACATCTATCTAATATTAAATTCAAGCATTAA
- a CDS encoding PTS transporter subunit EIIC, whose amino-acid sequence MSKEQKLANEIISAVGGMDNIDNIINCMTRVRIKVIDENDIDYDTLKSIEGVLGVVNDDRVQVVVGPGIVNKVANHMARQSGVKLGDDIPHHEQSYREAAESKATQNKTEFQSKQKHGKFNKLLKTIANIFIPLIPAFIGAGLIGGIGAVLSNLMQGGQISGEWVTQLVTVFNVIKDGMLAYLAIFAGINAAKEFGATPGLGGVIGGTTLLTGLTDKNAITNIFTGDHLQAGQGGIIGVIFAVWLLSLIEKRLHKIVPNAIDIIITPTLTLLIIGLMTIFIIMPLAGFVSSGLVSVINWVIGIGGIFSGFVIGAFFLPLVMLGLHHIFTPIHIEMINQTGATYLLPIAAMAGAGQVGAAIALWFRCRKNKTLRDTIKGALPIGFLGIGEPLIYGVTLPLGRPFFTACIGGGIGGAVVGGIGHIGATAIGPSGISLLPLISNHMYLGYIAGLLAAYIGGFVFTYLFGTNKAMRESDHLGD is encoded by the coding sequence ATGTCAAAAGAACAAAAATTAGCCAATGAAATTATCTCTGCAGTTGGTGGAATGGACAATATAGATAATATTATTAATTGTATGACAAGAGTACGTATTAAAGTCATCGATGAAAATGACATAGATTATGATACTTTAAAGTCAATTGAAGGTGTACTGGGAGTCGTTAACGATGACCGAGTCCAAGTCGTTGTAGGTCCAGGGATTGTTAACAAAGTAGCTAATCATATGGCGAGACAAAGCGGTGTGAAATTAGGAGATGACATTCCTCATCATGAACAATCGTATAGAGAAGCAGCTGAATCAAAAGCTACACAGAATAAAACAGAATTTCAAAGTAAACAAAAGCATGGTAAATTTAATAAATTACTAAAAACGATTGCCAATATTTTCATCCCTTTGATACCCGCATTTATTGGTGCAGGTCTTATAGGTGGTATTGGTGCAGTATTAAGTAACTTAATGCAAGGTGGTCAAATATCAGGAGAATGGGTTACCCAACTAGTCACTGTCTTTAATGTCATAAAAGATGGTATGCTTGCCTACTTAGCAATCTTTGCAGGTATTAATGCAGCTAAAGAGTTTGGAGCTACACCAGGATTAGGTGGCGTAATTGGTGGTACAACATTATTAACAGGATTAACTGACAAAAATGCTATTACGAATATCTTTACTGGTGATCATTTACAAGCAGGACAAGGCGGTATTATTGGAGTTATTTTTGCAGTTTGGTTACTTAGCTTAATTGAAAAAAGATTACATAAAATCGTACCAAATGCTATAGACATCATTATAACGCCGACTTTAACACTCTTAATTATTGGTTTAATGACTATATTTATCATTATGCCTTTAGCAGGGTTTGTCTCATCAGGTCTTGTTTCTGTTATCAATTGGGTTATTGGTATTGGGGGTATCTTTAGTGGCTTTGTTATAGGCGCTTTTTTCTTACCATTGGTTATGTTAGGATTACACCATATATTTACCCCTATTCATATTGAAATGATAAATCAAACAGGCGCTACATACTTGTTACCAATTGCAGCAATGGCCGGTGCAGGACAAGTTGGAGCTGCTATTGCATTGTGGTTTAGATGTCGAAAAAATAAAACTTTACGTGATACAATTAAAGGTGCTTTACCTATAGGCTTTTTAGGTATCGGCGAACCACTCATATATGGTGTTACTTTACCATTAGGCAGACCGTTTTTTACTGCGTGTATAGGCGGAGGCATCGGTGGTGCCGTAGTTGGAGGCATCGGACACATAGGTGCTACTGCAATTGGACCAAGTGGAATTTCTCTTTTACCATTAATATCAAATCATATGTATTTAGGATATATTGCAGGACTACTCGCAGCATATATAGGTGGTTTTGTATTCACTTACCTCTTTGGAACAAACAAAGCCATGCGAGAATCTGATCATTTAGGTGATTAA
- the murQ gene encoding N-acetylmuramic acid 6-phosphate etherase, translating to MNHLSTEKRNASTQNLDEMSIQEALAVMNKEDQKVALCIEQLLPQLAEVVTITTQQFNNGGRIIYIGAGTSGRLGVLDAAECVPTFNTTPQEVVGIIAGGQEAMTKAVEGAEDSEIGAENDLKNINLSSLDVVIGIAASGRTPYVKGGLKYAQSLNARTVSIACNTNAEISNFAQYPIEVDVGPEVLTGSTRLKSGTAQKLILNMISTITMVGAGKVYGNLMVDVKPTNNKLNERAIIIIQEICNIDAQLAQDLYDKAQQNLKVAVVMYLCDLDANEALNKLNNNNGIIKEAIK from the coding sequence ATGAATCATTTATCAACAGAAAAACGAAACGCCTCGACACAAAATCTCGACGAAATGTCAATTCAAGAAGCGCTTGCAGTAATGAATAAAGAGGATCAAAAAGTAGCTTTATGTATCGAGCAATTGTTACCACAGCTTGCTGAAGTGGTTACAATTACTACACAACAATTTAATAATGGTGGAAGAATAATTTATATTGGTGCAGGTACGAGTGGACGTCTAGGTGTACTAGATGCAGCTGAATGTGTACCTACATTCAATACTACACCTCAAGAAGTCGTTGGGATTATAGCAGGTGGTCAAGAAGCTATGACTAAAGCAGTTGAGGGTGCCGAAGATAGTGAAATCGGGGCAGAAAACGATTTAAAAAACATTAATTTATCATCATTAGATGTTGTTATTGGCATTGCGGCTAGTGGTAGAACACCTTATGTTAAAGGAGGGTTAAAATACGCACAATCTCTCAACGCCCGTACTGTTTCTATTGCTTGTAACACTAATGCAGAAATCAGTAATTTTGCACAATACCCTATCGAAGTAGATGTTGGTCCTGAAGTGTTAACAGGTTCTACTCGATTAAAGTCAGGCACTGCTCAAAAATTAATCTTAAATATGATTTCCACAATTACCATGGTAGGTGCTGGAAAAGTTTACGGCAATCTTATGGTGGATGTGAAGCCTACAAATAATAAGTTAAATGAAAGAGCAATAATTATTATTCAAGAAATATGCAATATCGACGCTCAACTTGCACAAGACCTCTATGACAAAGCACAACAAAATTTAAAAGTAGCAGTAGTCATGTACTTATGTGATTTAGATGCTAATGAAGCACTAAATAAATTAAATAATAATAATGGGATTATAAAAGAAGCTATCAAATAA
- a CDS encoding MupG family TIM beta-alpha barrel fold protein → MHGFSVYLGQDISKNYVQKMIDLNYDTIFTSMQIPEENDSTKVQYLTSLLTFLQDKSITYIVDINPKLLNAALYNALSFPNADIVIRIDTETSIEVVNDIIRHGFKCCLNASTVTYDLLNDLVHSVSNFKQLVFCHNYYPRPDTGLDHHFVTSQNDLIFLFNHNATIYGFIPGSTKRGPLYKGLPTLEEARYGNPIVNAHDLLETGINNVIIGDNVLNNSEAYSLSDYLHNQHFTLKVSLLDTQYESIFRHQHTARADNPSTSVRSQEARSYLHNSIAPLNTVNRKVGDITIDNHLNGRYEGELQLIKTTLPSHNHVNVAGHIIESDIELLHCIKGNNTFSFNIN, encoded by the coding sequence ATGCATGGCTTTTCTGTCTACCTAGGACAAGATATTAGCAAAAACTATGTTCAAAAGATGATTGATTTGAATTATGATACTATTTTCACTTCGATGCAGATTCCTGAAGAAAATGACAGCACCAAAGTTCAATATTTAACGTCACTTTTAACTTTTTTACAAGATAAAAGCATTACTTATATTGTAGATATTAATCCAAAATTATTGAATGCAGCATTGTATAATGCGTTGTCATTTCCCAATGCTGATATCGTTATACGTATAGATACCGAAACATCTATAGAAGTTGTGAATGATATTATTCGTCATGGCTTTAAATGTTGTCTAAATGCAAGCACTGTTACATACGACCTACTTAATGACTTAGTTCATTCAGTATCAAATTTTAAACAACTAGTTTTTTGTCATAATTATTATCCTAGACCAGATACTGGTTTGGATCACCATTTTGTAACTTCTCAAAATGATTTGATTTTTTTGTTTAATCACAATGCCACTATTTATGGATTTATACCAGGTAGTACAAAGAGAGGACCATTATATAAAGGTTTACCTACATTAGAAGAGGCACGATATGGGAACCCTATTGTTAATGCCCATGATTTGCTTGAGACTGGTATAAATAATGTGATTATTGGGGATAATGTCCTAAATAATAGTGAGGCTTATAGTTTGAGTGATTATTTGCATAATCAACACTTTACTTTAAAAGTATCGTTGCTTGATACTCAATACGAATCAATTTTTCGGCACCAACATACTGCCCGTGCCGATAACCCATCGACTAGCGTTCGCTCTCAAGAGGCAAGGTCTTATCTACATAACAGTATAGCGCCTTTAAACACTGTTAATAGAAAAGTTGGCGACATTACGATTGATAATCATTTAAACGGCAGATATGAGGGGGAATTACAATTGATTAAGACTACCTTACCTAGTCATAATCATGTCAACGTTGCGGGTCACATTATTGAAAGTGATATTGAATTACTACATTGTATAAAAGGCAACAATACATTTTCATTCAACATTAATTAG
- a CDS encoding CPBP family intramembrane glutamic endopeptidase, with the protein MWRSTRYTKVKINKIDFLVIPILIIAMIVFVLLGKFYSGIIMGHLTESQHLMLGAFVQLLAYVTTIICYWLLKRNEFVTKLNSNYNYIKAHWKFIMIVFVVTYFLSYLYNSGVQYLPGDLAFSETQNEIAIQGIFSKPFFLPITFLLIVIAGPFIEELFFRHLLIGELGKKFNFKVMGVISVISFSMMHVTSAASPLEFGSYCIIAIGIVYAYLKSGKKLGVSVCLHMLNNLSAFIVTILM; encoded by the coding sequence ATGTGGAGAAGTACGAGGTATACAAAAGTTAAAATAAATAAAATAGATTTTTTAGTCATACCAATACTAATTATTGCTATGATTGTCTTCGTCTTATTAGGAAAATTTTATTCTGGCATTATAATGGGGCATTTAACTGAAAGTCAACACTTGATGTTAGGTGCTTTCGTTCAATTGCTTGCGTACGTTACGACAATAATATGTTATTGGCTATTAAAAAGAAATGAATTTGTGACTAAATTAAATAGTAATTATAATTACATAAAAGCACATTGGAAATTTATTATGATTGTCTTTGTGGTCACATATTTTCTTTCTTATTTATATAATTCTGGTGTTCAATATTTACCTGGAGATTTAGCCTTTTCAGAAACACAAAATGAAATAGCGATACAGGGGATTTTTAGCAAACCTTTTTTTCTACCTATAACATTCTTATTAATTGTGATTGCGGGACCATTTATAGAAGAGTTGTTTTTTAGACATTTATTAATTGGTGAATTAGGGAAGAAATTTAATTTTAAAGTAATGGGCGTAATTTCTGTCATTTCTTTTAGTATGATGCATGTTACTAGTGCAGCATCACCTTTAGAATTTGGCAGTTATTGTATCATTGCCATAGGTATCGTTTACGCTTATTTAAAATCTGGAAAAAAACTAGGCGTAAGCGTATGTTTACATATGCTGAATAATTTATCAGCGTTTATCGTTACGATTTTAATGTGA